gctaggtgttatcagtacgatgtcatcagcaaagcgcaaatggtgtagctgccgaccatcaaccttcactcccatgtagtctcattccaactttcgcattgccttctcgagggtggctgtgaatattttgggtgggattgtatcaccctgtcggatccccctcttcacgtcaatgatgatgttcttgtagaatggcgaaattccggtcgtgaagttactgtacaactctcgaagtacctttatgtactgagtagggacgtcttggttgtccaaggcttccacgaccgcttctgtctcaactgagtcgaaggccttctttaagttgatggaggtgagacagagcggcatcttgtactctcgtgatacctcgatgagtttcgaaacagtgtgaatgtagTCAAtagtgctgaatccttttcgaaaccctgcttgctcacatggctgtccttcatccaagactttttcaatcctattaaggaccactcttgtgaagagcttgtagatgacggacagtaagcagattgggcgatagttgccgatgtcatgtggatctccctttttatacagcaacacggtctttctggtcttccactgtataagaaccttgcattccgacagataacgtgtaaagagcctcgccagtgtgttggtgagtactggcggaaggctcttcaggtgttctggtcttattctgtcgggaccgggtgccgttaGATTTCTTACCAACATGATAGTATGTCGCATTTCGGGCGGGAGAacctttggaatgacatgtccgtcttccctcagatggtgaggaggcaagtggacatggccgTCGAAGatatcagagtagaagtcgtagatgattttctccatcttcttctcgatgcaatggctgttccttTTGGGTTCCGGAAAGCactcatcctcgtcttgcgactggcgaagtcttgACGGGCacagcggatgcttttccccgcctctgcagcttcagccagcacttctctTCTCtatttaaggtcttcctttatcgcctctctgcaaagccttgcgagcaaggacgtgagttcttggttccctgcgggtcgtgctgctccacgctggcgtatcagctcaagagtttcaagagacaggcgcctcttggtggtcttaaaactctcagccttcttcgcgcagtcgtgaaggtgttcaacgagccggtcacattcctcgtcgatgttgtccattgcgaaatcttcccaaaagccgactAGCGTagtgaagagatcccagttgatgacagttctgggatttctccctctgaacttggcggctttttctgctctccttgtgaaagacaatcttcctcggaggaggcgatggtccgatcccgtatagaactttggtacaacagcgacgtccgtcaggcagaaccttttattgacgatgatgtggtctatttcattacggtactcCCAcctccagcgtagagaggagggcttctggaattgcgagttcccatggatggtcttagtcgtcatgatgatctcggagagcctctccccctggtcattccattgtaggccgtgggttccgatgtgaagttcctccggcgtttttcttgggccaactttggcgttgaaatcgccaattatgaccttgtagaaggcatgatcttctcttctccaggtccatatagaaagcttcgacttcttcttcatcgtagcttgatgttggagcgtaagcgacgatgatagtcaaagctggtgttggaccacatcttctcatccgcagacgtccgattcgggtcgtaagttgttcgaaagagttgatgttctttgccatactcgtgttgacgaggacgccaactccaccaacacctctactgtcacatgttcctaagaacagctcttctccagtttcatatatggcgttgagagggtgacgtcgtcttgtctcggtcagtccgatgacgtcgtacttgatcttcttggcttgcatcatcagatcttcgatggccgcttccacgatgcaagcgtacgtgcgttataagtacagatcaccattctagtccttttccgttttggtagcttATATAACTCCTGCAACCGCGTCCTACTTGGccctaccgtaccaggctttccacCGGAATCAGgaaactcttttctattactgtgttttgcttaaaattttaaaacccatgggcaggttgcaagcctctagtcccatgagtttttgggagaacttccgttctcccggagtggacatgtggagcttatttgttggaggcgactccaaaccgcctcccttgcacctcccagtcacttgattgcaggcttttggccggaccgacgtgcgggatgcaagaatgtcatgagtcagtcctggctcagcagaaacagggagtctatcccctgaatccacctgcgtctctgggcaggcacaaggtcgcttttgctcagcgattagccccctatccgccacccggggacgcgccatgTAGCCTCgtgactaaccggctgtgatctctctagtgagggagatccgtgggctCTTTTCTTACTCCTAATAAAAGCACGAAAATTGTTTTGACTGTGTTTCCTTGCTCTTCAAAACAATTTGTGAAATGAGTACTTCAAGACCTTTtaggttttaaaaaatccctGCGGAGcactaaaatgaaataaaagcaaacTATAGAGAAATGAGATGAACTATAAGAAagaagattagagacgtcTATTTTATTGGAGGTAAAGTAAATGATTAGCAAGGTTGAAACAATCTCTTTCCATGGTTGAGATTGAGACTTGGGATCTTTGGAAGTCCCGCTCTTATCCTTAGAATCGTCTAATAAAATAATCCTAGAGAGCTTTATTCAGGCTACCATACTAAATAGGCACGAACGGTGTCGAGGAATACAGTGGAAGCGATTAAGGTCAGCGCTGAGTTGGGAGGCACTCCTACTGCTTGCGggtgttctttcttttatggGCTGCCTTCTTGCGATTCTTGAACGGGATAAGTCCTGAAAGCAGCAGTTGTTACAGGAGCATCGGTGCGTGAAATAAAGGAGTAGGTGCTTACCATAGGAGAACGGGAACGCGTACTGAAAAATAATGTGTTAGAAGGGTAGTTAAGATATAGAACATACACTTTCAGTGAAAATCACTCCATTCAGAAGATCATATTGtgtgtttgaaagaaaatagtacAACAATAGCATTATTCAACACATCTTTAGGAGTAAAGTTGATAGTGGTGTCTCTGCGTGGAACACCAAAACTCACCGCATAGTACAGAGGGGCTGCCGCCGCTATCGCATGGATATGAGcaacagctgaaaaaaagcaagaatggTGATCCTTTCCTGAGCTCATGGTGCAAATTTCCTCTAAACtcgttcttttaaaaaatgtgggaAGAACATTTTGTGATTATTTTTTCGGGCAACCTTATCTACTAAGCTATGTTTTTGTGAACAGAATATCAATCCACaagggatgcgccaacacgttcacttcaattcggaactgttgaggtttatgaatgtGTGTTGCTTtactgtacaatgacttgcgggggctagccgatgggtgaAGTCTATgtcttttatcctcccagacaagtctagtaccaatttatcgacgcctgAAGGTATGAAGGGCTTAGTTCGAACCCCCGATCCATTCTACAGTCACAGCCGGGCCTCCTACCTGCGCCACAGCCACCCCAATTTTTGATAATGTTTGTAGATGTAAGTGCAGATTTAGCTATGATTTTAAACATATTTATACATGGATTCCTGTAGAGGATCTATATGACTCAATAATCTGCTACACGCGGTATGCGCATTTGACTCAGCATTTGGTTCTGCTGCTGATCTCTTGATTCTTGTAACTCATAGCTAGCTCGGGGCATGTATCGATTCAGATGAACCATACGAGAATCCACAAAACCCATTTCGTTTTCAGTTCTCCgaaattcttagaaaataTGTCAATTTGGATCTGGATTCAACTGAAGCATAAAGGATTGAACAACTCACGAAATTCATGTCCGTATCCATTGTGATTGTGATTGTGATTGTGCCCGTGattatttccatttccattGCCATGGTAGCTTGCGTTGCACCTGATACTGGTTTAATTATGGTTTTTATAATTGTTTGTTACTGATACCTTTTCACATAGAGTTCGCATTCATTTGGTGTTTTTGTATCATGATGATGGATGTTTTTAGCCGGATGCATTTCCATAGATTGTGGCAAAAGGATTGCGGCGGCTCAGTGCCTGGTTTTTTCCAATCAGATTTCAGCGGAGGTCTGCGAGAAATTCTTACGGCATGGCTTAGTTGATTTTGGAGGATTTTGTGAGGTTAACGCAGAAGTAACAGTCCGTTGCAAAACATCCCCTGAAGTTCTGCATGTTCAGTTTATTGATTGAATTACAAAATTATATATTACTGTGTGTGGTTTATCCATGGGCAGCCTACTTCTCTTCGTGAAGCGAATTCGCTCTTCGTGAAGACGTATTCGATTCAAATCACCCCAGAGATACATACATACTTATAGTTTAAGTTTATTATTTCCATTCTGTACGACTTTAATTAAGGTATAGAACCacatatttaatttatatcCTAATGATTTAATACAAAATTCCATAATGTATAATATTATAGGAATTCAGAGAATTTACAATAATTGGAACATGTGTATGGCGAGAACACATCAACATACGTAATACTTATTCCACGTCTTTCATGAAGTGGAAATTCTGGAACAAAAAAGCTCACTGCCTCATCAAACTCGTCGTTATGGTgaagtttttggaaaattcatatgttttattttactttttgaaaagaataacgTGGTTCACCTTGATCAGTTCTCTTTTTATGATCGTAGAGGTTAATGAATGTATAAAACCAACTTTTCAATGCGTTCATCCCACAAAGCAGATAAAATGGTCACAGACAAGCCTCTACCATTTTGTACCACCCATCccgaaagagtgaaaaaaactTGGTTGCCTCCAGGggattttgaaccatcgaacACGCATACACTATGTATGAAGCACACCAGTCCACACTTTTGTTAATAGTTATAAAGTAGTCTACCATGCTCATATTAACTCACCACTGTACGTAGGCGAGCAGGAAAACAATGCAGAAACGATTCATTGCAGACGATAATTCCACACCCAACGCGCTCATATTTAtacttccattttcttttcgatttccTCAAGAAGTACTAAGTGAACCTGAAATTCTAGATTCAAAATATAATGTTCTGTTcctaattcgtttttttttctcttgtgacataatatattttcatttgaaagtgCACAAAAATTAAGCGATCAGAAAATTCAAGaggaaggaggaaaaattgttttattcctAAACGCATGCGCAGAGTGGAGAAATATTGCATGTTTCATGATGCTCAAGCTTCGCTTATTGCAACGCAAGTACTTAAAAACTTATTCTTATGCAACAACAAACCACAACATTCTGAAGATTTTATAATCACAAAAGATTTTCAAAGTGGCCGCCATTCTTTGAGACAGGCATTAGTTTCTTTATCGAATCAGAGGTGCGGCGGAAGTGGTTAAGCTACTAAATTCTTTTCGTCTCTACTCCTTGGTTGCTCTTCCACAAATCGCCAAAGCCTTGTCGATAGAGAACCGGGCTGTTTGTAGGCCACAAATCCTTCGTCGAAAAAGAGCTGATTTTGCTCTCGAGGAAGTGAATAGTTGTTTTGGCTGTACAGACTGGATCCCAATTTTGTTGAAAGATAAAATTGAGATAATTTCGCTTCCATGGCTCAGCAGCTTTCTTGAGAACCTTTTCTTATGCAATGCTCAAAAACGAGTCATGTGTCACGCGTATGTAACTACTCGCCACCTTGAATTGCCGAAAATGTGTGCTCGACTTTTTACATGCAATAAAATAAGTGCTTTGCCTAGTCTCGTCCCGAATTTTTACATGAATCGCGACTTAGGTGATTTTATTGAGTTCAACTCTCGTGCAAATtagaagctgaagtttgaggtGCTTAGATCAATATTTCAagtcaattcaatttttcaatcaatttcGAGGCTTTtcgagttcttttcttttctaaaagcTAGAGAGGAGTTCTACTTCATCCTAAAAATTGACTTCTCGCATACGTGTTCGAAACGGCAAAAGTCCGCATAAAAGGTACGTAAGATActcttttacttatttatttatttattataaatcTAGCAAAGTCTGCGCATGTGTTTCGGTTCATTTCTGCTGTTCTTGTGGACGAGATGATTGAACACAGGGAGCAAGACGACCAGATGAAGAGGCACGGAGGCAAATTGATTGAGTTGTGTCAGTCCATTGTCGGCCCAGCTGGTTCTTCTTCCACTCATTTACATTAGAAAAACCTGTTTCATTTAGGGtctctttttgaaatccaGTTTAGTCAATGAGCGAGGAACTTGGGTGAAAACAATCCTCAGTGGAATGCACTCGGAGCATAACCTCCATCCTTCCATACTGCCCGTACTGTTGCGAGTAGTGGTCTAGATGAGGGCCCACATTCATAAGCATTGTTTACTTAAGTGGATAAACCTGCTCTGGCATAGAAATGGACCTGGATTGGATTTTAGTGCTATCCAATAACAATAAGTCCCAATGATAAATGCACCACGCAATGCGATTATGTTTATCCACGCGTTTACCACTGAAAATGTCGCCCCGGCGAGCGGTTGGTCCCACTACGAAATGCCATCGCACCGAATTTGCGCCAGCAGAGCAACCAAGTGTTATTGGTGAGCTCCTATGGAAACAAGAAAGTTGAGTATCTATGGCGGAAATGATATTTACTCGATGTAAGCCGTGAAAATCCAGGAAACAGCTCGTCTCGTCCTGATCGTGTTCATAAAAGGCCCAAAATtctaacttaaaaaaaaaaacaattctagtTTAGTTGCTCTTCATTGGAGTCATAATTAACtggattttttcaatgctttAAGCTCAGTTGTTTTCTGTGAATAGTTTCTCTTTCTCACCATAAAAGTAGAATTTATTACTTTAGAACAATCTGAAATGCTTCTTCTTCGGCAGTATGCTACAGAATGACAAATTCTTTTTCCGAATTTCATGTTTccgattccaatttttttctccgtaaaatatgattttcatttcgtttttacgCTCACAGTTGGTATTCCGATCTCTCTTATAACACCCCCTCTCTGACGTTAACGAGATGAATCATATGGGATTCAGCGCAGAGTCACTAATAAGTTACTGACCGATTACGCTAGTTAGTTCACAAATAATCTTGTTCTTGTTGTTCCCTTTTCAGTTCTCGTATTTATGTGGGAGTTACgtaaattcagaagaaaaggaaCGAGTGAGTATGCAAAAAACTTTCACCGAATCCGATGGCTTACTGGAGTAAGCGAAGCCTTTGTGATCCCAAGATAATGAGGCCGTCATATGCTTAGCACTAAAAGATGCTCCATTATTCATCTTTTTGTTCCAAACAAACAACGTTCAGACAAAATTCCAtgttaaatttaattttattcatggTTTAATACTGAAGTATTTGCTCGAGAGTTGGCTGTTTTATGTCGAATCGATTCAAACCTCAAGCAAAATCTTGCGGgcataagaagaaaagaaggttgTGCTTTACAGTTGGATCAACGGAAATAAGCTAGAAAGATCGACTTTTGACGAACTCGACATGGTAAGGTGATGTATTAACTCCTGCTGAGCTTAATTTGTGGATTGATTCGCCTATTTCAGGCTCATGAGAAGACGATTTGCCGAAACGTTCGTCAATTAAATCAACTAACAGCTTTGGGTGCATTTCATCACCGCACCCGccaccagggtcaagcgtatagttgggaaaaatccctcctaaaaacgaccccccttcgcagaccctcccaaaaacgaccccctcatctcgttcctgCCAGTATAGCTGCCCACAGAGCAATCAAAATTCgggtataataaaaaaaatttaaaaaacaaataagcgcctaataaataaattaaaataatacgatgtaataaacgaataataagttatttcaaaaaatagtattgctacaagtaaaacaaaatacatattgtaatgcagcgatattaatggaataaataataactagaaattatatgttcacgttaattatatgttcaagatgccGCGTGACGTGTGTCAGATAGAAGAAggtcaagaaaaataaaagttttaaacaataaacaaaagttcgatccccgccggaaccattatttttgcaaaacgaaaaaactgctggaaaagaaggagaacaccttttaaaacaattttcacactatttccgaCTATTACCAAACAATTCCACTCATCGACAACGGAAATGAACGGAtaagagttcgatccccgccggaatctagatttttgcaaaaccgaaaaaaaatcactaaggagaacatttcaccagcaatgttttgaaattgtatttagagCACTGTTTGCCACATACAAGTGTTAtatagaggttattttagcgattaaaaccaggtcttaattggaaattactgctggacaggtCGGGTTTCgttaccttgaaataaacatgaataactcactaaTGAAGAGACATAAGAAAATGTAGCTGGCTGCGTTGTGTAGAGGAGGATTTGCGCTACAAAATagtcaaaaaatcttttgcggggaccctctggtttttttgaaacctagttgagaaaaagttgagaaattaggcatttttctcaactttttctcaactagcttttttaaaGACGAAAACTACctgcaaaaaagtaaaagaaaactgtgatagcaaaaatcttcctctacaacaaACTCCAAAccgaattcgtttttataaacaatgagctgagttatggaaatttgtttgaagtcacacagattttggcgcgttgccgaaaatccgagatttcgctctttttcccgttgcgaggatacggtagcgccgttaaaaaattcgactccatatttggatagagcatcaaggagaacccttaactgcaaattttggtccCTGTAAGTGTTCTGGttttctcaaaagctagttgagaaaaactcgaaaatttgaggcaaaaattgggatttttctcaactaggtttcaaaaagactaggaaagctagaggcaccaaactttgtagaaatataggagaaatctctctctaccGATCGCAGCCATctttattgcatgaaattcactttgagcgtagatattcagaaactcgtggagcccactttgtactaattttaaccctaattacgcctgtagatgtttttttttgcgctcagtagcagcatcagaattgctttttcgactgaaagtaagaagttcgtcactgtaggatgagaaatgtgctctttgaATTCTTTCACGCCAAGTGCAGAAAGAGCACGTCggcagggattgatccctgacctTCTCAATGAAAACACCGCGGCATCTCGTTGAGCCATCCAACCTTGCTAAATCACCAGCACCAGCCCTATTTCAACAGAGCGTGTAAAGGCCAATTAACAGATGTCCTTATCGAAGTCTTTGTAATCACGCATAAATAAGTCTGTATTATACTTACCAACTTGAGCCAGcgtacttgcttttcattgcagctatctttctacttttacttagtgctcttacacttctgttagcttctgatATTCAATTGGCTGTGACGAAGAGTGCCAAAGcact
The Necator americanus strain Aroian chromosome I, whole genome shotgun sequence genome window above contains:
- a CDS encoding hypothetical protein (NECATOR_CHRI.G1919.T1), coding for MMQAKKIKYDVIGLTETRRRHPLNAIYETGEELFLGTCDSRGVGGVGVLVNTSMAKNINSFEQLTTRIGRLRMRRCGPTPALTIIVAYAPTSSYDEEEVEAFYMDLEKRRSCLLQGHNWRFQRQSWPKKNAGGTSHRNPRPTME
- a CDS encoding hypothetical protein (NECATOR_CHRI.G1918.T1), with product MTTKTIHGNSQFQKPSSLRWRWEYRNEIDHIIVNKRFCLTDVAVVPKFYTGSDHRLLRGRLSFTRRAEKAAKFRGRNPRTVINWDLFTTLVGFWEDFAMDNIDEECDRLVEHLHDCAKKAESFKTTKRRLSLETLELIRQRGAARPAGNQELTSLLARLCREAIKEDLK
- a CDS encoding hypothetical protein (NECATOR_CHRI.G1920.T1); this translates as MARPRVADRGLIAEQKRPCACPETQVDSGDRLPVSAEPGLTHDILASRTSVRPKACNQVTGRCKGGGLESPPTNKLHMSTPGERKFSQKLMGLEACNLPMGFKILSKTQ
- a CDS encoding hypothetical protein (NECATOR_CHRI.G1917.T1), producing MEKIIYDFYSDIFDGHVHLPPHHLREDGHVIPKVLPPEMRHTIMLVRNLTAPGPDRIRPEHLKSLPPVLTNTLARLFTRYLSECKVLIQWKTRKTVLLYKKGDPHDIGNYRPICLLSVIYKLFTRVVLNRIEKVLDEGQPCEQAGFRKGFSTIDYIHTVSKLIEVSREYKMPLCLTSINLKKAFDSVETEAVVEALDNQDVPTQYIKVLRELYSNFTTGISPFYKNIIIDVKRGIRQGDTIPPKIFTATLEKAMRKLE
- a CDS encoding hypothetical protein (NECATOR_CHRI.G1921.T1), producing the protein MSALGVELSSAMNRFCIVFLLAYVQWCNASYHGNGNGNNHGHNHNHNHNGYGHEFPVAHIHAIAAAAPLYYAYAFPFSYGLIPFKNRKKAAHKRKNTRKQ